A stretch of Deinococcus gobiensis I-0 DNA encodes these proteins:
- a CDS encoding LuxR C-terminal-related transcriptional regulator: MEISQIRGVLENPDVSLLTLTGPGGVGKTRLAMEVARQLAGSYPDGVVFVPLADVTEQAGVLGSLGAALHLHESQRPTLEVLCDFLAESQRLIVLDNFEQVLSAAPAVAALLRAAPDLSVLVTSRERLGLYGEHEYAVPPLSLPGPGGDGEALRLFLERVRAVQPNFSPTPERLAVLSEIVRRLDGLPLAIELAAARIRLLPPATLLARLDNRLALLQGGARDLPSRQQTLRAAIDWSFDLLAPTEQRLFARLSVFVGGWSLEAAEAVCNVDGDTDILEGLASLSEKSLVQRHEGDEARYGMLETLGEYARERLATSDELASMRRRHMTYSLTRLDLIGPALQGDNQAHWYQRLSVSRANILAAMREALATRPELLGNFSRHLGWMWSQRAEYDALPLLLTALEGTELSLTARGWVRCAVAGMAYRRGQYEEARQTALAAVADFGAAGDPSGEAHARNVYSQSVFTTDLALARESVTASRTLAGVHADRWLVTLDLIMLGWINVLDGRLDDAAQNLNEARLHANTLRESSLLGWTGIASAGLALRQGVTEPAAALLGDALDYAEEVGIQAMRAAAWQGLAYLAAYRHDAGRGAVLWGAMQTLRLKRNLVAPWEEQLFAPGLDELTHQLGADDLQRHLEEGRRLPEADAYDLARQVLQGQTATPAPEQLPPAPPPQEPSTPLTPREREVLALLADGLSNKQIASRLGTGVYTVNDHVSAIYSKLGVRGRAAVTRYVLERR, encoded by the coding sequence GTGGAGATCTCGCAGATCAGGGGCGTGCTCGAGAATCCGGACGTCTCGCTGCTGACGCTGACCGGGCCGGGCGGCGTTGGCAAGACCCGGCTGGCGATGGAGGTCGCCCGGCAACTGGCCGGCTCGTACCCGGACGGTGTGGTCTTTGTCCCGCTCGCTGACGTCACAGAGCAGGCGGGGGTGTTGGGTTCCCTGGGCGCGGCGCTGCACCTGCACGAATCGCAGCGACCGACGCTGGAGGTGTTGTGCGACTTTCTGGCCGAATCGCAGCGCTTGATCGTCCTGGACAACTTTGAGCAGGTGTTGTCGGCAGCGCCCGCCGTGGCCGCCCTGCTGCGCGCGGCGCCTGACCTGAGCGTCCTGGTGACCAGCCGGGAGCGGCTGGGCCTGTACGGCGAGCACGAGTACGCGGTGCCGCCCCTCTCGCTGCCCGGCCCCGGTGGCGACGGCGAGGCGTTGCGCCTGTTCCTGGAGCGCGTGCGGGCGGTGCAGCCGAACTTCTCGCCCACGCCGGAGCGGCTCGCGGTGCTTTCCGAGATCGTCCGGCGGCTCGACGGGCTCCCCCTGGCCATTGAGCTCGCGGCAGCGCGCATTCGTCTGCTGCCGCCCGCCACCTTGCTCGCGCGGCTCGACAACCGCCTGGCCCTGTTGCAGGGTGGTGCGCGTGATCTGCCGAGCCGGCAGCAGACGCTGCGGGCCGCCATCGATTGGAGCTTTGATCTGCTGGCGCCGACCGAGCAGCGCCTGTTCGCGCGCCTGAGCGTGTTCGTGGGCGGCTGGTCGCTTGAGGCAGCCGAGGCGGTGTGCAACGTGGACGGCGACACCGACATCCTCGAGGGCCTCGCCTCCCTGAGCGAAAAGAGCCTCGTGCAGCGCCACGAGGGGGACGAGGCCCGCTACGGCATGCTGGAGACCCTCGGCGAGTACGCCCGCGAGAGGCTGGCGACCTCCGATGAACTCGCGTCCATGCGCCGGCGGCACATGACGTACTCCCTTACCCGCCTGGATCTGATCGGCCCCGCCCTGCAGGGGGACAATCAGGCCCACTGGTACCAGCGGCTCAGCGTCTCGCGCGCGAACATCCTGGCCGCCATGCGGGAGGCCCTGGCCACCAGGCCTGAGCTGCTCGGCAACTTCTCACGGCATCTGGGCTGGATGTGGTCGCAGCGGGCCGAGTACGACGCGCTGCCGCTGCTGCTCACCGCACTGGAGGGCACTGAACTGAGCCTGACGGCGCGGGGCTGGGTGCGGTGTGCGGTTGCCGGGATGGCGTACCGGCGAGGGCAGTACGAGGAGGCCAGGCAGACGGCCCTTGCCGCGGTGGCCGACTTTGGCGCTGCTGGCGACCCGAGCGGGGAGGCACATGCCCGAAACGTGTACTCGCAGAGTGTGTTCACCACGGATCTGGCCCTGGCCCGGGAGTCGGTGACGGCCAGCCGAACGCTGGCGGGCGTGCACGCCGACCGGTGGCTCGTGACCCTCGACCTGATCATGCTCGGATGGATCAACGTGCTTGACGGCCGCCTGGACGACGCGGCCCAGAACCTCAACGAAGCGCGCCTGCACGCCAACACGCTCAGGGAGAGCAGCCTGCTCGGATGGACGGGCATCGCCTCTGCGGGCCTGGCGCTGCGCCAGGGCGTGACGGAACCCGCTGCGGCCCTCCTGGGTGATGCCCTGGACTACGCGGAAGAGGTCGGCATCCAGGCCATGCGCGCCGCGGCGTGGCAGGGTCTGGCGTACCTCGCGGCGTACCGGCATGATGCGGGGCGGGGCGCCGTGCTGTGGGGTGCCATGCAGACCTTGCGGCTCAAGCGCAACCTCGTCGCGCCGTGGGAAGAGCAGCTCTTTGCGCCAGGTCTGGACGAACTCACCCATCAACTAGGTGCCGATGATCTGCAGCGCCATCTGGAGGAGGGCCGTCGCCTGCCCGAGGCCGACGCGTACGACCTGGCCCGCCAGGTGCTTCAGGGCCAGACAGCGACCCCGGCGCCCGAACAGCTGCCACCCGCGCCTCCGCCTCAGGAACCCAGCACGCCGCTCACGCCCCGGGAACGGGAGGTGCTGGCGCTACTGGCCGATGGGCTGAGCAACAAGCAGATCGCGAGCCGTCTGGGCACCGGCGTCTACACGGTCAATGACCATGTGAGCGCCATCTACAGCAAGCTCGGGGTGCGCGGTCGCGCCGCCGTCACCCGGTACGTCCTGGAGCGCAGGTGA